Genomic window (Drosophila albomicans strain 15112-1751.03 chromosome X, ASM965048v2, whole genome shotgun sequence):
TGAGAGAGTTTCGCTCAATCGATAAGCTAACCAGAAGGGAAATCTTTGAACTCGAACTAgattcaacaatttttgattCACAACTATGATTCACTTTGACAATCATTTTTGGGTAAAACCGTTTTTGCAGTTCGGCTTGTTAATCAACATCAATTAAGTGAAAACAAGAGCTCCTTGAGGGCTCAATGGGGCAATTTGTTAGAGATGTTGCAATCAGATGTAGAGTTGAAGATttgagagagcaaaaaaaagatagacaaataataaatacttgcCTAatactcgactcgacttgagTGGCGAGGTGCTAATTGAAAAGTCGCATAGCGATAACCAACGAAAGTGAAGCTCAATGAACAATCGATATTAagtcaataacaacaataaatcaatCGATCAAAGTTAcagttgcacacacacgctcTCAATAtgtcagtttcagtttcagttcggtttcagtttcagtttcagttgctggTGATGTTTTGATTTCTTATCTTGGCCCCTTTCCTTGGGTGTTTAAAGTTTTCACTTTCGTTGCGGGCTTTTAACAGCATTAACCTATTAGATGCCGCGTCTGCTTTACGGGACTCTCCCGCGCAATTAACACATGGAGTTTCTTTGAAAATtggccaaaaccaaaaacaaaaaaaacaaaaaatcacaGTCAACAAAAGCTAAAAAGCGATGACAAACTCTTGTCTCTTTTGTCTTTCGACTCTCAACTCTCGACTATGCGACGActctcagctgctgctgttgctgctgttgacccAAATGTCCACATTCAAGCTAACAATGCTCAGCGTTCAACGTTCAACTCAATGCTACAACACTGTGCAACAAGACATCGCTTTATTTTTGGGAtcagtattttaaattctgcTGACTgcaatatagaatatatttgtttaattcccaaattttacttttctttttacatttcaagtactttttacaaataatttgatgttacattaaaaataccaaagaatttgtattaaatggCAATCTTATCAAATCCAATTTATCCATTATTCATAACGCATTTCTTCAGTTGTAATCGACTTACAAACAATCTATTACCAAGCTTTGATTActtgtaattaaatatgcgGAATTATCTAATTAAATGTCGATAGCAACAATACATAATTATAGAcgataataaacaataatacttatttcattattactTACTTTAGGAAATAAAgtaatgcatttaattatattggTAAATTGTCTGTAGACTCGCACTTTTAAACATAGTGTAAAAACGGaagttatttattaaaactttgttcatttttttttgttatggtAACAATACTTAATCTACGTGCAATGATGCATTACAAAAATtgcttataaattaatatcaaGTAGAAGCGTTGTCAatctaaacattttaataccCGTTTTGTACCTGCGTATATCCGTATTATAGGAAAAATTTTGCACGTATCAAGATGACAAGTTGATCTTTTTGGTAAAGGAAATAtgtcttttggtatattttagtatttttcaccGATTTCGGtcataatagtatatttagaaactgaaataattgttggtatattcttttagtatttcaatttagtatattttctcaCGCATCGTGTATATCAAAACAGTACATTTATATACGAAATAgagtttttttgtgtttttggtatttttttagtatttgtgtgtAGTAAATTTTAACACTAATAAGTCATCtcacaatattatatttacaatacaaattaaattgttggtatatttcagtaataTATCAGTAAATCAATTTAGTATACCTTCGAacattttggcatttattCAAAGTACGCATCGTCTATATCACAACAGTATACtgatttttggtatatttggtattttcagtatttctgagcagtttattttaacaataattagTCTTTCCACAATAGTATATTTACAAACGAAacataatttttggtatatttcggtattattttaatataccaatttagtATACCTTTGAACGGTTTTgcatatattcaaaataaaaaaaaatcaaaaaaaaatcgggTTATCACAACAAtatattaatactaaaatgagtttttggtatatttttatttgtatataaaacaGTATACTGATATACGAAATTGAGTTGTTggtatattcggtattttttcagtattcatgtgcagtatatttttgaacaCATCTTTCTCTTACTACCTGTTTCGTACTCTTTTGAATTTCTGAGAAATGGATACCGGGTATCTctcagtcgaacacactctactttagctttctcacttgttgtttattgaatttgttgcaTAGTGTAATGTATGCATGCGTATGCTTGTGCTTATTAACAATGTTTATATTTGAACTAtagttgttaatgttgttgcttttatagctgatgttgctgttgttgttgttgttgttgttgctgttgctgttgttagcATTGTAGTTATTTCTGTCGTGTGGCTAGAGAATCAAAGAGCCATAAGACGATGAATGGTCAATGAACCCGTCACTTAGCCGACatcctgtctgtctgtcaacCGGCTTATTATACAATATGCAGACAGTCCGATAACAACGGCAGCagtagcaatagcaatagcgacaacagttgctgctgcaacagttgGTTGCAATTGTAAATggattttgtttcttttgaaTTGCAGACCACACGGAGTTCATAAACAATCAATCAACGGCAATCACCATCAATCAGAGCTCAAGCATCTGTCACAAATTGGAGctgacgctgctgttgccgctgctgttgttggtcaAGTGAAAGCTCAGCTGGTGAAGCGTCTGCCGCATAATTCAATCAAGCGCAAAGTTAACTGCCAACACCAACGCCCAGCTTGGTTCATAGAGCAAACCAAGCGTAGTTCGTGTCTGTGGCTCTCTGTCCATCTCTGCATCTGCTTCTGctttagtcagtcagtcagtgagtcaGCCAACAGACGGCAGACAGCAGCCACCAGCCATTGGCCGTGGCCAGGAACCAGTCACGACTTGGCCGGCAGGTTCACAAATAAGTGAAAGTGAATTTGTTTATGGTTTATTGCTATTACCAAAGCGAAAGAGACACAAGCGCATAATACCGAAAGcattgcaaacaaacaaagtaTAAAgcccagcacacacacacgcacacacgcacacacactgcgACGACACAAGaaataacattaataatattattaaacaaaaaagctcACTCAGCAAGTGCAATGCCAGCGACTCAACGAAGCTGAGcaacagcgagagagaaaaaaacgaaacaaagattcagatacagatacagatacagatacagatacagatacagatacagatagagagatacatatagagatagagagcgcGTGAACCCGCTCTAGGGTCAATTCGGCGATACAACTCTCTATGAGTACCACTTCGGTGTTATCAGCTTGATTGGATAAACTGTTGCAACAAccggaacaacaacaacaacaacaaggaaaaCAATGCTGCACATTTGCCTCGCCctctcgttgctgctgctcagcacACACTCTAGCGGTAAGTAGCGGTACTTGGCACTCGCTCCATTAACTAATTGACTCGACACTTGGACTTTGTCTCCCCCTCCCTTCCCCTCTCAGCTCTCTCTAATTGATTTATTGTGTGCTAAATTGTAAAACCTACTGAGGATGCTTTCCGCTTTAAAATTGcgtttactttttatatactatatacatatatgtatgtatatatgtatatatatatatatatttttttttttgagtgcgGTCCTCCCCTCCGCTTTCCTCTGCTGGCTCTGCTCTGCAAGGCCGTCGGGGGTTTGTGGGtgtcttttaatttatttggcCCCTGACGAGTTTCACTTGACACTTTTTTCGCCATTGACGCTCGACAAGTGAACACTTCACGGATTGCACAATCGTCATAAATACCACAACTactcgcacatacacacacacacacacacacgtacacagacacagatacCGGCAGACAGACACATGTAATCGGAAACAGTCGACAAAGCGAAAGAAGCGACtgcaatgccaaaaaaaaaaaaaaaaaaaaaaacaagacaaaaataaatgtatgttcAAAGTGTTAAACGCAAATGAAAACACGAAACTGACAACTACAATACAATGACAACACCCCTGACATATCCATTAAAAAATACTCCCAATATCTGGCTGGTAATTAGAGACCCAACGCTTGTAGCTCGTATATGTTATCTACATGTTATTCGTATCGATTCGACAGTCCCATTTGCAAATGCTTTAGTGttgtattactttttattgtgGGAAACACAATATGTTAAAGTTTACAGTTTATTagaaactaatttaatatctcAATTCATAACACTTTATTGCAACTCATTCACAATgattaaaatagttaaattcATATCAACTTCATGAGTCATTTCAGTTCGAAAACTCCCcaatgaattattaattatgctaaaatgaaatatgtaaaacTGAGCTCTTACCACAAAGTTTAATaagttcattttaaattaatactaaGAAATTTGCTTAATATTAATCTTTTCCTAAATTGAAAGATCTCGTTATCATTTAACACCAAATTTCTTGAAACTCGTTATTCCACGACTAAAGCAATCGAGCCTTAGTTGATTTGACTGATAATCTGATAGattttttactttatggtttattttgaatgcaaatattgccctcggtatattttagtatttttcggtatgttttttttttttttttttgcaaaatatagttttatttactgtcgagcacactcgggtttcttacttgttttatttgtattaatacTATGAATTCTATTCAATAATAGTCTTTTGCTATGTCAATGccacttattttaaaatttcccaaaattttttatatatatttatttttatcttaaatTAATACCAAGAATTTTCTTCAAAAATCTTTTAAGAGTCTTTTCCATAtacatcattttttttatatttgtattaatactgagaatttcatttaataaacgAAATTAGCCATATTTTAAGATCTCGATACCATTTGCTTGACGAATTCCCACAGTCCACAACAATCTTTTACTGTTGCAAGACTCAATTAGCCGagatcatttttttttatttttatttttttagtaagAGGGAAATTCTCTGCAACGTTATAGAAGCGGATCGCAATTACAAGGCTGGGTGTAATTTTAGTTGGGTTTTGGCTCATAAGCTCGAGAAAAGTGCAGTAATTATTTATAAGTGGCCGTTACTTTTATGGGCCTAAAGCGTAAAGCGCTTCCCATTGTCTGTGCAgcagtaacaaaaaaaaaaaactttaaaaaataaaaaacacacacaaaaaaaaaaaaaaaaacttggaTGCATTTGGTTGCATAAGGGACATATAGTAAAGTCACGTCGTGTTGATTAATGGAGGGCACTTGCCCAAGCACATTTCGATGTTGCTAATGATACAAATGGGTGAATCAGGCAGAcgacagcaataacaactacaactagtaagaaagctacagtggaGTGTGTATGAtggtgagatatccgctaatcattttcaatgaaaactTAACTATGCGGTATTACcgttcaaatataccgaaatcataaactaaaaattactcaaaatatactagaatgtacaaaatataccagtggTGGTACCgctaaaatatttgccaaaataatatacccaaaaatactaaaatataccgaaatatataGCGTAATATGATGTAGGGTATGATACAATAGAGTacgaaatatacatataccgACGGTACTATCCCTAAGCTATGTATACTGAAAtcatatatcaaaaatactaaaatacatataccgaaagctacaTATGGTGTAGCGATATATTATGTATCAGGggatataaaaaatataagagtATTTAACTGTATTACttccaaaatatactgaattaatataccaaaaaactactaaaatataccaaaatctaaatcattttatcagaatttacaaaaaataccaattggATTACCtataatatataccgaaatcatatatcaaaaatacaaaaatataccgaaatctaTATGTGGTGTAGCGATATACTACAAACTatggagtacaaaatataccaacgatTTTACAGCTGTTAATGcttataaagaatatatgtatgtggtcggagatgcctcctacTGCCTGTTACATGCTCGTATAAAAGTGACTACCACTGTATCTAACATAATTGCAATCTTATCCGAAGTGGACATCTTGCCATCTGACTTCGTCACCCAAGATATGtaatttcttttgattttcgcATAGATGATCATGATAATACAtatcattataattatttgccaCTTGGCGACGGCGACGTGTGTGGCGAAGCGtggtttgtttttagtttttttagtTCGCTTTGGAAACGCAATCACGCCTCGGTAATTTATCATCGCTTTCAGCTAACGGAGCCATATTTGTGGGGAGACTGAGACACCCAGACATCCATGTGGATGGGGGTTATGTCATCGGCACGTTCGAAAGcgccaaatgaaaatattttacgCGTTGCCATTAATGAGATTCCAACTAGATTTGATTAGTTTTAATTGCCCATGACAATCATCACACacatgttatattatatatgtacatatctcGGCGTCTCACAAAATTCCATAAATTTTCCGCGAAGCCTTCTTCCTACTCTGTTATCTCTCCTCTGCTGAGTTCAACTTGAATGAGCGCACTCATAAGCTATATATGCTAAACAACTTCCGGGTTTATACTATATGAACAGTATTTAATGACCAACTTGTATTCTTTCGCAATATGAAATCAAACAtttcacaaattaaaataatcatttcgaaataatttgtaaaatatgtaaatataaattaattttcatatcttggttattttttatttagtttaaattctttactttattttactttatttagaatatactttatttaattatttattaaatactttttgcaatattttgaaaactacAGAGAGCTTAGAATCTCAGTGTTGATACgcagaaagcaaaatatttagagACTATGACAGAATATgtcgaaaaaacaaaagtttttagaaaatattaatgttatatAGCAAACACTGATATGATGCctgaatttaaaattcagaagtaagaaattattttatattgtacaAAACCTCTGATTTGTTGTCAGGTTGTAGTGAagaatctgatatattttgaatgtaatattatttctttcaatcaaatattatcatcgctttatttgatatatttaaagataaaaTACCGCAGCAAGTTTGCTTTATGAAGTTCACtgtctatatataaattcactTGCACTTAGCTTAATTGAGCATCTTATAATTTAATCTACAAAAAAGATgatcttcattttatttttatactacatttatacaaatgtatactcttttaatgcaattataaaACTGTTGACATCGGTGTCTAGCGAGTCTCTGAAGTTGAATCATCGCCATTTACATAGGTCAGTCCTTGATTTTAAGCAATATAACGTGTTTAAATATTAGTGTATTGAAGACGATTTAAAAagtgtagaagttatttaagaaacatttttgtatgggaaaaagaCGCCTACTACTACCTACTACGGGTCTTTAAACTTTGAATGAtaatctggaatattttagtactatatagtatattttgatagaagtactatacaaaatatggtctttattatattttagtatttttatggtgtattaatttgacatattttaagaataatagcggtagcgggtatctcacataTTCAtctttatattgtataatataacATGTTTAAACGCTAAATGGAAAGATAATTTCAATAGAGACTAGAAAAAGAGGAAGTGACTGTACCTGATGAACTCACAATAGTGTGATCAGACTCTAGATATATCATATAGTTATGTGCCCATCCAAATAtcatatttgattttcaaatgtCTATGGGGCTTGAAGAATGTGCGTGAGTTGCTTGCAAAGTGCTCAATTGTTTCGccacataaacaacaaattacaatttgaaatttgaaattgaaattgcgaTACGTCAATTCACATTTCGCTTACTCATCGCATTTTACAGCTCGTGGCAAGGAAGTGAGTGGCCTGAGTGCGGCTGCggatgccacgcccacattgCGAGAGCAACGCTATGCTAACTTTACGGAACTATCTGAGGCGGTGCATGCCTCACTGCAGTCACACGagcggtggcagcaacagcgtcaGCTGCAACACGGACGCAGCAAGCGAGCGGTGAAGCGTGTCTGCTACAATGAGTTGGGCTGCTTCGAGGACTCGGGTCCGTTTGCCTATCTGGAGATGCTGCCGTCATCGCCCGAGGAGATCAACACCAAGTTCTTCTTCTACTCGACTCGCCAGCGCTCTGATCAGCCGCTGATGGAATTGTCGTTCCTCAATATGACCGCGGCCTTCGCCAAGGCCAAGGCCAAAGCAAAACGCGAATCCGAGACGGCAACGGACACCACCAGCTCACCCAGCTCCACAGCTGCCACTGGCAACAATGCAACAGTCACCGACaggccaagcagcagcagcagctcgagTCCAAAGAAATCCCCGCCACCGTCCATCGATGATCTCGAGGGTTTCGATGAACTCTCCGTGCGCGTCATTGTCCACGGCTTTGGCTCTGCCTGTCCCCATGTCTGGATATATGAGATGAAGACGGCTCTGATGGCAGTGGTAAGCTTGCATTTGCAACCCAAATATGTAGCCAGCTATATTCTTGTGTGTTCCCGCAGGAGGATTGCATTGTCATCTGTGTAGACTGGGAGAATGGCGCCACGTTTCCGAATTATGTGAGGGCTGCGGCCAACACGCGTCTGGTGGGCAAACAGTTGGCCATGTTGTTGCGGCATCTGGAGCAGCACAAGGGCCTTAATCTGATGCGCACCCATGTGATTGGCTTCAGCCTTGGCGCCCATGTCTCAGGATTTGCCGGCGCCGAGTTGCCCGGACTGTCGCGCATCACCGGCCTGGATCCGGCCGGACCGCTCTTTGAGGCACAGCATCCGAAGGTGCGACTGGACAGCAGCGATGCCGAATTCGTCGATGTGATACATTCGAATGGCGAGAATCTGATATTGGGTGGCTTGGGATCGTGGCAGCCAATGGGACATGTTGATTACTATCCAAATGGCGGTCGTGTGCAGACGGGTTGTTCCAATCTCTTTGTGGGCGCCGTCACGGACTTTATCTGGTGTTAGTTACAGATTTGTagaattgcatttcaattgaatgctaatttctttccttttttgtaCAGCTGCCCAGGCGGCGGAGGATGAGGAGGGACGTTCACTGTGCAACCATAGACGCGCCTACAAGTTCTTCATTGACTCAGTGGCACCGCGCTGCATGTTTCCAGCATTCCCCTGTGCCAACTACGACGATTTCCTTAAGGGAAAGTGCTTTCCCTGCGCACAGGATGACGAGGATCTTGCCGAGGGCGTGCCACGTTGTGGCAACATGGGCTACTATGCGGACAGATCGACAGGACGCGGTCAGCTCTATCTGTTGACCCGAGAGGAGGAACCCTTCTGTGCCCATCAGTTCCAGCTGCAGATCTTCAACTCGTTCAACGATCTTCCGCTGCGCACAATTGGCCGCCTCGAGGCCATACTCGAGGGTGATGGCGGCCTCAATGAGACCTTTGAGATATCCGAGTAAGTAAAGCAACAGTAAAGTATCAATCATAAGTGATTGATTCAATACAACTATTATATAAATTCCTAATTACTTTCCTACTACTTACCTACTTGGGAGAAGAGTCTTCTATTGAAACTAAACTACAATGAACCATTGAGAAATCAGACGGAGTAAAGCAACATAAAAGTATCAATCAATCACGATTGATTGATACAATacaagtattatttaattacttactCAATTTCGTAGTACTTACCTACTTGGGGGAAGAGTTTTCTATTGTAGAAATCCGAGGGGGTAAAGCAACAGGCTTTTATTTAGTTCACGAGATTAAGTAGGATATTAATCGTGGTTGATTGAATGAATACTCTCATTACTTAATTATTTACCTATTTAGAGTAAGAGAATTCTATTTGATATATTCCAAATGAATAGTGTTAGATCTTTTGTTCTGTTTATAGGGCTAATTAGAGTATCAATCAtagttgattgattgattactGTTATTTCCTAAGTATTTCTCTACTTGgagtaaaatatttgtatttctaaaGTATCTACAATCAGATCTTTGAAAAATTCGAGTGAGTATCAAAAGCTTTTCTGTTGTTTACATCATCAATCAGGTTATTAAATAAGATGGCTTGCAACAGACAGAAAAGTTAGCTGAATCAATactgacatttttattttgtttactatagtatttcacttttttggAGTAAGAGACTGCTATTAAACatacaattaatataaattgaaatgcaaaacgaACAAGAGTGAGTTTTAAATTGACAACggtgtttgctttgtttgatTGCAGAAAGGACGATGCCGAGTTCTTTGCTGGCGACATAGTGTCCAAGATTATTGTGCCACATCCGGCGCTGGGCTTTCCCACCACACTTAGTCTGCACTACAAGTCCTACAGCGGTTGGCTGTCCAAGGGTCTGCCCCACTGGGACATCGACAAGGTGGTGCTGACGGACAGCTTCGGTCGCAGCCATTCGCTGTGCCGCCCCAGCACAAAGCTCAGCAGCGGAAGTCCGGTGCGCATGCGTCTGCAGGCGGGCAACTGCGAGCTGGACAATCAGGATGACTATGGGGCGTATACGACACAGCCGCCGGTTGCCTCGCTGCCGTCGAGCACAGATGCGCCGGCTGTCGATTCGAGTGTGCAGGAGTCGGGCTTGAGTGCGATGAGTGTCGATGGCGTTGAGAGCGTGAAGCAGCGAAAGGACATCTTTAATTTGGGCACCAGTTTTAAGTTGGCACAGAATCAAACCTATCCGCTGGATCAAACCGATGAGTTGCCCTGGCAGCCCATACTCGTGGGCAATTCCCTCGACAAGGATGCCAATGAGGCCGAGGCAGCCGAGTCCAGTCGCAGTCTCTCCGATAATTTGGCACCTGGCCAACAGCCGAACAACGAGATATTTGAACCCGTGCTCAAGGATCGCCGACTCTCGCTCAATCGTGGACGCAATCTGCACGAGCAAACGACAACCGAGGAGATCGTGGAGCCCGTCCTGAAGGCAACGACGCCACGTGCCAAGCATGGCAAGGATCTACAGCTGCCGGACATTGAGTCTCCTGCCAAAGGCAGTACAGGCAGTAAAAGAAGCAACAATAGTCCGGATAGTGGCGCGGCAACACCGCCCAAGATGATGGCACAACTGGCCAGCGGGCAAGAGGAGCCGCTGCAGACGGTGCAGCTGCTGCCCTTCCGACTCGGGGAACTGCTGCAACGTGCCGAGCGCTATGCACGCGAAACACTGTTGCCACTGATCTCGGTGCAAGCACCGCGCTTCTTTGGCTTCAATGTGACGCCTCACGATCGCGATCAGTCGCGCCCCGGCGAGTCTCGCAAGCCGCGCTACATTCCACGCTACGAGGAGGCAGCCTTCCTCAATACCAGCTCGAGCTCAAGCAATGGCAATCGACGTCAGTCGGCAACAGAGGACAAGGATCAGGTGGCCCGACGTAATCTCTTTAGACTGCTGCGTTCGGATGGTGCACGATCCCAGCGGCAGCATCAGCGACAGCGTCAGGAGCCAACGGTTGCAACGCTGCCAACAGTGGTTGATCAACCAGGTGATCAACCAGGAAACGAGATCAACTACTATACGAATATGCAGCTAACCGAGTCGCGCTCAATGCGACCTGAATCGCCGAATTATCGTCCAGTTTTCATTGATCTACCCACATATCGACCGCCCTTGGCATCCAAGGCGAAAGCCAAGGCGTTGCGACGCGGTCGTGTCCAGCAGCTGACCTGATGTCCACTGTGATGGACAGGTCAAGGCAATCgctataattatatttttttgtaaacacTATGTGATATGACAAGCTGATAAGACATCCGCCGCCGCAGCtccatttctattttcttcttcttttttatcaTTCGTGTGTCTTTCTTTCGGGCTGCTGCTCGTCCTACTacttacaaacaaacaaacaaacaagaattTCACTACTTTTCACACTGTGTAAATAACCGTTTATGGAATTTCAAATTCGTATTGAACATCATCTTAAATGACTACAGTTAAGATAGCGATTAAGTTTATAATGtgacaattaaataaattaatagagTGTTAAGTACATACTCGTAAACACAAGTATCATAATTGTGAATCATTATTGGGTCGAACTTCTACTAGAACAACTAAATGCTAGTTGCTTCAAGTGTACTTTTTCCAAGAATTACAGAACAATATGGCACATATACTACGATAAGCC
Coding sequences:
- the LOC117566873 gene encoding uncharacterized protein LOC117566873 yields the protein MLHICLALSLLLLSTHSSARGKEVSGLSAAADATPTLREQRYANFTELSEAVHASLQSHERWQQQRQLQHGRSKRAVKRVCYNELGCFEDSGPFAYLEMLPSSPEEINTKFFFYSTRQRSDQPLMELSFLNMTAAFAKAKAKAKRESETATDTTSSPSSTAATGNNATVTDRPSSSSSSSPKKSPPPSIDDLEGFDELSVRVIVHGFGSACPHVWIYEMKTALMAVEDCIVICVDWENGATFPNYVRAAANTRLVGKQLAMLLRHLEQHKGLNLMRTHVIGFSLGAHVSGFAGAELPGLSRITGLDPAGPLFEAQHPKVRLDSSDAEFVDVIHSNGENLILGGLGSWQPMGHVDYYPNGGRVQTGCSNLFVGAVTDFIWSAQAAEDEEGRSLCNHRRAYKFFIDSVAPRCMFPAFPCANYDDFLKGKCFPCAQDDEDLAEGVPRCGNMGYYADRSTGRGQLYLLTREEEPFCAHQFQLQIFNSFNDLPLRTIGRLEAILEGDGGLNETFEISEKDDAEFFAGDIVSKIIVPHPALGFPTTLSLHYKSYSGWLSKGLPHWDIDKVVLTDSFGRSHSLCRPSTKLSSGSPVRMRLQAGNCELDNQDDYGAYTTQPPVASLPSSTDAPAVDSSVQESGLSAMSVDGVESVKQRKDIFNLGTSFKLAQNQTYPLDQTDELPWQPILVGNSLDKDANEAEAAESSRSLSDNLAPGQQPNNEIFEPVLKDRRLSLNRGRNLHEQTTTEEIVEPVLKATTPRAKHGKDLQLPDIESPAKGSTGSKRSNNSPDSGAATPPKMMAQLASGQEEPLQTVQLLPFRLGELLQRAERYARETLLPLISVQAPRFFGFNVTPHDRDQSRPGESRKPRYIPRYEEAAFLNTSSSSSNGNRRQSATEDKDQVARRNLFRLLRSDGARSQRQHQRQRQEPTVATLPTVVDQPGDQPGNEINYYTNMQLTESRSMRPESPNYRPVFIDLPTYRPPLASKAKAKALRRGRVQQLT